TCAAGTGGGGAGCGAGAACCTGGCCCATCTACACCTCGAGTGAAAGCTCCAGTAGATGATATCAGTATCTACACTATGGTCTCTGAAGGAGCAATCAAGGAGAGTCCCAAATCACAACAAAACCCCCAGCACTCCAGACTTGAAGCCCCAACAGAGAAGCTTCTCACTGGGGTTAAGAGTCTGACCCTGGACACCAGGCCTCCACCACGTAAAAGCCAGGTGAAGAACTTCAGAAGTTGTCCCTTGGCCAGCAGTGAAGATGAGATGTATTCCCGGGCTATGGCACCAGGTCCAGACCGTGGGAGTCCAGGGGAGAAGAGAGGCCAAAAAGACAGATGTTCCACCTGCTCCAACCCTGAGGACTCAGACTACTCTTTGCCATTTGACACCATTGCCAAGAATGTTATGGTAGATATTTTGGCAGCATCTAACCCACCACCCACTTTAGTAGAGGCCAGCTGTGAAAGTGAGAAGAAAGTCAATGTAGACAGCACAGAACCCCTTTATGACAGTATAGATGAAACTGCCATCAGAACGCGTTTCACACATGGACCAAAGAAACACTCTTACAAACATGTGGAGCACATCTATGATGAGCCAGAAGGTTGTGGTGTGGCCACAAGTGGTCCTCCATCACTCTATGATGAACCAGAGGAGGTCAAAGGTCATGCCTGGAAGATGCTAGGTACAGTAATGGATCCAAGTGGTCATGAGTATCCGTACAACGCTTGTGTCGATGACTATGCGGTTCCTAAACCTCCCAGGAGGGCCTTGCTGCCAGAACAGaaagacaatgatgaagatgacGGTTCACCATATGATAATATCATGGTGAAAGTAACGCAAAAGAATAACTAAGGACTGCTTCAAAATCTTTTATATCAGAATCGCAATGATTGGTGATGCTCAGTTGTGTTATGCATTACCACTACAGAGAACACTGAAAAGAAATGCGAATGAGCGACCGAGTTAgagaataagtaaataaatgagtGAAAGAGTAAATGAATTAATGAGGAAGTGAATAAAAGAATGAATGAGTAAATTAATGGATAAATGAATGagtgaattaataaaatatttaaccaaCAAATTAGCATAATGGATAATACTTATAAGAGTGCTTAAATGCCCTGTGATAGCGGTGATGTGCACCTAGAAAAAATCCACTGAATATAAATGGGACATGAAAAACTCCACTCCAAACATTAAAGCTCTGTGTGTCCTAATAGCAACCAAGCAGATCTACTATTACCTTCACTATCTACAAAGTCATGATTTATTTTATCAGCTTATAAATTCAGTAGTAATTTGTTTCAACATGGGACTTCAATAGCCCttcttcttttccttttcttgCCCTCATTTCAACAGGACTGTGTTGTGACTCAGGTAATTAAAGTCCTGCAGATCTCTCCCTGTATGGATGATGCCCATCACTTAATACTCTGCTTCTAATCGTGGAGCATGGAGTTCCGCAGTGTGTCGTGATGGTGTTATTCAGGGCAGACTCTAACTCTCCCTCTCACAGGCTTCCTATTTTGAGGAAcacatgaataataataacttgACTTATGGAGGGAATCTGGGGCACTGTTAGGATGCTTCCGGGCTCCCTGCCTGCTACTGTTCATGAGTCCTACACAGACTTTACAGTTCACATCCATAcagttgctatatatatatatatatatatatatatatatatatatatatatatatatatatatatatataaatgtgaatTGCAAAGTGAATTTCAGTTCACTTGTATTTCAATGTGTGGTACATGatatgactcttttttttttctttactgtaaATTGCCTTTaccatattttaaaggaatagttcactcaaaaatgatcaattactcaccctgtctcccatggaacacaaaaggatttatttatatcaaaatgtccaagctgctcttttcaataaaattacagtgaaagtgaatggtgaccacataaataaatacaatttaaatgttttctgtCTTCCTCGCACAAggctattatatggcttcagaaaacttggaatataatactttagtcatatggactacttgtatgatgctttttgtcctttttagagcttgacagcccctggtccccatccacttccattgtatggataagagcagcatgaacattcttcaaaacatatcggtttttttgttttactgaagaaaaacgacatgagggtgaataaatgatttcagaattttaatttttggagtgaactatccctttaaatgcactCAGCATATTGCGATCTCTGCAATTAGACTGGATAGCCTATAGACCAAAGCATACATGATGACCATTTAAAGTTATCTGCCATCATCAGACTGCAGAGAGGAGTGGACCAATGTGGCGTCAGTCTGCTTTTGGAGCACTTTATCACAGTTGTGCAACTCATCAACTTCAAGTATACTGGTGCAGACTTCAGACATCATACGGTGTATGCTGATGCACTTATTCCAGCTTTGGGAGTCTGGTATGAGATGAGAGCTTTGCAGAAATGCTGAAGAAGTTGAAAGCTCTGCTTAGATTAGACTCTATGGCCTAGTTCCTTGTTTTGTAAAATAGGTTGTTAAACACCGGGGGGCACTGTTTCTCCTCAATAGGGGAACAGTGTAATAACACTTTGCTGTTGGATTGATGGTATGCGTCTTTGTGCGAGAGTGTTAAGCTGCAGGGGtgttgattttttaaataaaaaataacattttctctTTTATTGCTGCACAGAAATCGAGTTGAAGTATTCAAAGGTAGGTTTCAAGTTATTAATGGAGAAAATAAACTGAAATGTGCTTGGTGTTGCCCCACTAAATAAATAAGAGCACTGCAAGCTTATTTTAGGTGGAGATTATGAACCTCATGCCAAGTTTTCTTTCATGCCTGCAATCATTATGAACTAGACTTGACACTAAGTCTAATCTGGAAGCTCTGCAAACAGACATAAGTGATGCAAACCTGCTTCTTCCTGCCATTATGgtctatttttgtattttgtctttggaCATGTATGGGTGAAtgcaggtaaagtgggacactttctgATAATTTGTCgttgttgtttttaatatataaattggCTACACAAATGTCACCCATATTGGTTAAGAATGGACTttaaaagcatagttcacccaaaaaatgtattcctcatgttgttccaaacccatatgctacacaaaaggagatattacacacaattttagtctcagtcaccattcaattttattgtatggaaaaaatatgcaattaaagtgaatggtgactgagactaagaagaaagaaagtaatacaggtttggaacaaaatgaaggtgagtaaaaaaaatcacaggattttcattttagggggaactatcattttaatgttGATATTTTAGTGATGGAAGAATATATAATGTACATGattgattgttcacccaaaaaatttaaatttggtcatcatttattcactttctTCAGGGTTCAAAACCCGTATGACTTGATTACTTGCATGGAATAcgaaagtagatgttaggcagaatgttagatttagtcaccattcactttcattgcatctttttgccatacaataaaagtgaatagtgactgaggttaacattctgccacaATCTCCTTTTGATTTCCAAGAAAGtcattggggtttggaacaaaatgaggatgaTGATAACAGAATTGATTCAATTATTATTTAggagtgaattatccctttaagcttaaGTGTCACACTTTACTAGTTGTCCCACTTTACCTATTTTCACTCTAGAGTACAATTGCCCCAATTGTGCACACATCACTGACAAGAGTATGgagaaaaaaaccaaaaaaaaaaaaaaccccaaaaaactaaatgttaCTAACGACACTTTTAGGCATATCTATTTCATACTAAATCACACAAGTGCTTGTAAAATCTaccacttttctttcttttttataaaccacataaaccatggaggaaaaaaaaaacaaaaaacagaatgatcaaataaaaaatatactgtatgtgaagatAGGGTTGTGCTCCAGGGTGCATTCTTAAGTAGCAGAAGTAGCCATAGTATTTTAACAACTAACACAAAGGTTCAATCCCAGGAAACAGTGATGTAGCAATGACAGATGAGGCTCTGAATTTACAGTCCTGCTCAATCATTATGAtgcccttgagcaaagcacttcaCCCCAGGTTATCCCATGGGCATTGTGTGCACAATTAGTGCACTGTAAGCCACTTTAGatgaaaagcatctgctaaaatgGCAAATATCTATCCTGAATAATAAGCTGCAGTTGCATCTTCATACTATATGCAGACATGGTCAAACAGACTTAAtctcttttttaaatgaaagactcttgttttaattatttgtaaTAGCATATTTATTACATGCATTGTTGAAGAGGGTTTTTGAGCAGCGTGCCACACAATGCTGATGACCCCACTTTAAACCAATTGTGTCTGATCAATAAATACATGAGGATGTGCAGCTTTCAGTGTCTTGAAGTGGTTAATTGGCTCCAGTGGGTCCAATTTACCAGTGGCACTTTCTAATGATAAGCAGCTATCTAATCGAATGGATTTAGCTTAACAGCCACTTCACATACAGGAGCAATGCCTTTTAAATTCCACTTCATCAACACTGATTACACTaatgaaaatatcaaaaaattCCTATGCACATGGTGTGGTTGTCATGAGACTAGATGCATTCATTCATACTTGAGAGCTTATTTCGCAATCTGGTCTCATACAACCACATTACTATATCTGGCTTGTTGTACGTATTGTGGCACTTTCCTGGTAAAATATCATGATCACATGAGAAGTGGGCATTTTGttttccgagagttccggtacTCTAGTataggccacattatgccgacttacCGACAaccggcatctcctatcagacatttttgcatcatgtccattatttaccttcccctgtgtCAGACGTCAAcagcgtgggagacccaggttcagaTCCCGCGTTGATACCAGGAAGAAATTCTATTcatataatcagtgatgagcatgatTCGTGGGTTGCATTTTTCcacctaacattacatttttacttcacttatggttaggtttaagtttggggtttgggttgaagAGTACAGTTTATAAGATGTGCTAATGTGCATTCCTCTTCAGTGTATTACTGTACATCCTATACAGtagaaaacaactcgctttacaactcgcttttggtgcacCTCCGTGGACCTTTGACcatgaaaatggagctcacacgtgcccatatgcccgaCAAcagttaccactttggccactgggggcagtgttttgcattttggtaagcacagaccgatttcagctaaagaaaagtcaacctacggtttccgattttactgtgagatcagtctggaaatAAACacaagaggcgctacaacaacaacacattttattccctttcacacaaatcatgagtaaaacagcagataatcagttcataaacacttaagtTTCGCCCTGTTCCAagcacaatgctatcttatgacatcaaaacacatatttacattacataaccaactacatttacaatctTGTTCGAGTGCAATcaaactgatagagtgttgagCTTATGATACAAAGGACTGGggcacgagtcctgaagagcacgtgagctgaaagtcatagaaccacaaaatgacgtggttgcttcagcaaattgcgtttttcatttcacatttgctttttatgacaatatcggttaggtttacggta
This is a stretch of genomic DNA from Myxocyprinus asiaticus isolate MX2 ecotype Aquarium Trade chromosome 24, UBuf_Myxa_2, whole genome shotgun sequence. It encodes these proteins:
- the LOC127414768 gene encoding docking protein 2-like, producing MQQSLGAGSDKRQRKMEEDIRKRGMLYLQQQRFGKKWRKVWSVLYRESSCSISRLEFFEFKDGAGNTLEKPSRKQDNKKVIKLSDCIRVSEADVEGCPRDCGPFLVETTEKTFVFAVETAELEDWMQKLCEIAFPMSWTERGAGRGNSLHSDPADVTMSDNTLYCSRETAMKDFKVSVRRTDASERCGLKGLLLLRTDFDSLLLKEPKTGEVLYSWPYHFLRRFGRDKVTFSFEAGRRCDSGEGNFEFDTKQGNTIFQSIETAINLHRASLPQKQLSSGEREPGPSTPRVKAPVDDISIYTMVSEGAIKESPKSQQNPQHSRLEAPTEKLLTGVKSLTLDTRPPPRKSQVKNFRSCPLASSEDEMYSRAMAPGPDRGSPGEKRGQKDRCSTCSNPEDSDYSLPFDTIAKNVMVDILAASNPPPTLVEASCESEKKVNVDSTEPLYDSIDETAIRTRFTHGPKKHSYKHVEHIYDEPEGCGVATSGPPSLYDEPEEVKGHAWKMLGTVMDPSGHEYPYNACVDDYAVPKPPRRALLPEQKDNDEDDGSPYDNIMVKVTQKNN